The sequence gGTATGTTATGACCTATTATCCCCTGGTGAGAAACCTCAagggatcttcaaggatctttaaagatctTCCTAAGGATCTTAGTGAAGATCTTAGCAAGGATGCTCAGcaaggatctttaaagatcctCAACGATCTTCATGTTTCTTGACAAGATgttcaaggatctttgaagattcTCATCaagatctttcaaggatctttgaagatcctcgTTAACATCttaaaggatctttgaagatctttaaaAATCTTCACAGATCCTTCCCATGATTGTcaaggatcctttaagatccttaTAAGGACTGTTAGAAAACCTATCCAAGATCTTCAAGGATATTAAAAGAACCTAGCCAAGATCCTTGACGATGTTTCAACAGTTCTTACAAAATTCGTGAGAAATTGTAAGATCCTCTAAATATCCCTGAAGGCTCCGTAAAGATTGCATGAGCATATGTCCACTATCTCAACAATTTTAGTCATTAGACTGCCTTAAAAACCCAATCCCGGCTATTACTTTTTTGAACAACATAACAGTACGTCCAGGTGGAAATCTCACTAAACTAAGATTTTTTCTTAAATCTTTGAAGGTCTTAAATTACCATGACCATACCATGATCTTACAACATCTTACCAAAATTTGACCAAGTTCTCAAAAGATTAACCAAGATGTTACAAAAAAGTAATGATTCTCAGATCTCAGAATTTTTTTTAGATATATATAGGTACAAACCATAACCAAAAGAACACATAAACATATAGACTAACATGAAGTGTTTATGAAAAGAGAAATCCCACTTTCATCGCAAGGCAATGAAATATCAATACAACACTGAGCACAGAAGTGAAACTTGAGAGGTAGGACACTACACTGTACCATACTACATCCATATTCTTGAATAAAATGAAAGGGCAGCATACACTTTTGCTCCATATTTACTTTGAAATATTGtgttaaattaataataataatcatgatcTTCAAACAATGCTGCCGCAAAAAATGAAGCTTTTTGCATatgttaattcttggaaataaaaaacaaaccagtcaaaaaaaatatagaacacttattttcttaataatgttgggtcacatgcaaaaaaacagCCACTTTTGtgcacaaatgaaaaaacacccaaaatgtcagttagggcGTTTTTGCTTGGAGCCCTTCAATTAGTATTGCTTCAATGTATGAAGTTAAAGCTATATATATCACTTGATGAAATCATATCTATTCAATGCCACACCACTTGGCTGCTATTTCCACATGTACACACCTCAATAGTTTCCTCAGCTTTGTCACCTCTCTCTTTctcatcttttttctttctttgagatGATAATTCAGATTCCATTATCTCAGCTCTTTCTTCGCTCTTTATTCGCATGAATTCTTTCAACTTGCGATCATGCTCAATGATGCGCATGAGCTCTTTCAGTTCAGTGTTATATTGTGATAAATCTTTGTCCGCTTTTTCCTTCAAAGCCATCATCTTTCCTTGGGCTTCATCTCTACGCAGTCATTAAAATTGAAAGTCACTATCTTGAAATACAGAATGCATTTCTGTGATAAAAGGGAAGTTTGTAACATATGGAGGGCATAAAAATTAGTACCTCCAGGACATAAGAGTAGGGCAATTTTATAAGATGCTCCCCTGGAAATCAACCTACCACCAGTTAATACCATGCAGCCAACTGTAGAAAAGTgatacagtgaaaaaaaaataaaaaaacaaaacaaaacaaaaaattgaaaacaagaaaaaaaaaagagtaaaagaaAGTGATCACATCTTTACAATATTTTTCTGAAAATCTATGTCCTTGATGTTCGTTTCCTATGAAACACAGGTCATGCTAGGATTTTTTCTAAATGTACATGGGCTGCTACTATAAGAAATAATGGGTACCTATattaaagataattttattgtatataATCATACCTGGCTTCATAAGCTGCAGTTGATGTCTCAATAGCTTCCATGatcttttgcttattttcaaCTAATTTCTTCTCTGATTTGGTGCGAATGCTATCAAAGGTCTCTTTTTCAAGTCGCATGTGATCAAATGTCTCTCTCAGGTTTCTATTTTCTGACAAGCAAGTGTTGAAGTCAATTTTGGCCTGGAAATAAGTTAAAGAAGATACCAACTATTATAGCATTTATTAAAAAAAGTATGTAGCTGTTGTAGTTAAATGccagttttcttttgtttttgtgtatggTATTACATGTACACAAATTTAAAAcgaaggaaaactaaaatttaagacagattccgttcaaagtttgagcaatacgtgcaaaaattatttactaaaaatctactcacagcacactaacttcttgaatgctatttaaaacatctcatagtaattcacttctctaagtgaccctgcgATGAATTATCCCCAAGCAATCTTGAGAAATTTATTGTCAAACCTCGTaggaatgctaaaagcgagtgttattgtgttttcaaataATATGGCTGTAATtacacattttaaaattaaaacaaagctGATCAGTAGTCGCTTCTCGCACTGATTTCGGGGGCTCTGGGGTTTCGTAGGGAGTTCTTCATGGTTGCTTTGCATTGTGCTTGCTTGCTATATTCAATTTGAAAGCTTTTCCCTTCCTTGCTCTCCAATTTTGACTTCACCACtcaatcagacacaacacaactaaatcaatcacatcacatcacaactgcgtagatacttgggcatgtaggacagcaagcacCACAATGctggtttattttgctcacagTATGTATACAAACTCCGCTCCAGGATAACAATACAttagcatgtaggacagcaagcgttacaagccggtttattttgctcacaataTGCATATAAACTTCGCTCCAGGATAACAGTTGATGGTACCGACCtaaaaacttgttaaaggaaagaaaacataCTCGGCACCTGCCGGATACAaaaacccaaaaccctttggCAATGAGGGAATGTATTCTCCAAATCGTATGCCACTACCCCATGAAGGCATACATAGGggaaaagttgacaaaaaaaaagtaaagtaggcgaagaaagctgaacctaaaCTGATTCAAATCTCTCACGGGtcactatttgtacaacaaattatccataattcccaccagacaccggacccagtcctctggtccgtgccggcaaaatatgTATTTCTACCAAATATCATATTCTGGTAGCTGTTAGTTGAGAGTCACTATTCAACTGATTGTATGAGTGTGACAGTGCCTTTGGTGTGCCCCCTTACTTGGATATTAACCTGGATATTTGCCCTGATGATCACTTCTTCACTCCAACAACCTTAAGGCATCAGCTCCTAAGCACATCTATTGCTGACGAGATTATCAAgcattaataaaattattgtactGCAAGAAAAATGATCCATACCTTATCCAACCTATTTTCAAGAACTCGAACATACTTCTGAGTTCGCTTACTGTGGAGGTGGCTGTTGTGCACTCTGTAAAAAGAgcatttactgtaatttttacaagAGTAATAAATGAACTTAGAGAATAAACATGGGCATGTGGAGacatggaatttctctttgagaGATGATCTCAATATCTCACAAGTGCGCACCACACACagaaagagaaataattattccatatctccaaacattaccatgtattattttttttattatatattaaacACCTAACTAACAAGAAGTCGACTTCATTCACCTTTCAAAAAGAGAAATTGTCGCCTTTCATATGTGGTGCCAAATAGAATGAGTGATGCGTCAGTTGTTGGTTGGAAAtctcaaaaaacattaaattatCACAATTTTTCATGTGTGGAGATACAATAATTTTCTCAGTGGAgaaaatccctataaagcactctagtttaaatataaaataaattagaaaaaaCATACTTTATATTCATTACTTAACGTATTAGCCATCAGGGGATAAAAAAAGGTGATTACTGCAAAAACTTAATTTCTACAGTCAAGTAGGGACAGGTTTTTTTCCAATCAATACAATTCTGGGCCCAATTGTTCAAAGCACTAAATATTATAGATAATCCATTAGGTTAGGGcaaattttaataatattgcTACATGTAtttctttaccgctaaaggagggtttgccacaaaattgtggctcaataaggttataaatgaCAAATTAGTCTTTAGCATAAACCttaaatcttgtgaaaaatcctcctttaatggtaaataaataacaattaaaatttccactaatcctgGATTTGCTTTTATAATAATCGGGTTATGAAAAACTGGGTCCTAGTGTCCAGACTTCCTTTGCAAACTAATGTGTGGTTACTAAGCAAACATTCTCCTGCGACTGAGCTGCCCATGATTTTCATACaaacttcaactttttcactttgACTGTGGGCTTCAACAATGAACACAACAGTTTATACTGTTGTCAGTCACAAAAATTTGTGAAATCGATTAGATAtgctttttttgttatttattaaagAATTAGATTTTAGCAAGTTTATCATGAATAACTGCGAACAAACAACGTTTGTGCCAGAGTGATTTTTTCtactttatattttttttcaaaaccatgCTAGAAATTTGTGGTTGTAGCTTTATATCTGTGAGTGTGATTTACACACAAGTTTTTATggtaaaattattataatttgtgGGAATATCTCCCTGCTACCAGTTAGTATagtaaaagaacaaaataacagCTGTGTTATTACTCTAGACAGCTGTAATTTTCTAAAAATGACAATGGTAGCCACAAATTGCAACATCAGTCATTCAAGTTTTGACGAAATTATTTCAATATACAAACTCACTTACCTTATccattttgtttaattttaaaagtACTATATATATTTCACTTTAATAGGGTGAGGTGGAAATTTGGCCTGAAACTTACACTTACCCTCCCATATTTTTTCGTTGCTGTTTGATCTTCTTTTCAAACACTCTGATCTGTAGATAGACAATATATTACAGGTCAATTCACATTTGGTGCAAAAATGCTAGAAATTAAGGTTAGTTGaatttgaaataataatattattattggaaaATATGCCACCTGATCATCAAGCGTCTTAATGTCTTCATCAACTTCGTCAAGTTGTTCCTTGATCTCATCTATGGTATGAAGTTTGTACAATATTTCACTAAATATTACTAAAGTTTGTAATATACAGATACAGAGTAACAGAAACTCTCACTTTTGCTAATGTCACttaaatttataaataatttaaGGGGCACAACTTAGGCAGTAGGAACAGCTTCTGATTATCAGTTTAGTCATTAGTTTATCTGATTATCTTAATAGCACTGGCCAGTGTAACCGAGATTATCAGCAAAACCAGAGAAAACTATTGAAATCTAAAACAAGAAGTAGACTGCTCTATTAATAATACTGGGCTTATTTTAAGGTCAACTACTCGAAAACTTTCATGAATATCACGAATATCCTGTCTTTGAAAATGTTAATCACAAATCGACATTAGGGAGAGTCTTATACATGTCCGGCCAATAATCATCCATTTTTACTCTGAAGAAAAATAAGTGGTGCATGCTTGCCAAAAATTAGTAAGCAATAAATGTGACGTTGAAAAGGGAATAATTTTATCTCATAATTCAAATCTTAATTTAGACTATTCTTTTCAAAACTTCCTGAAAATGTGAATTGAAGCAGTATTACATAGTACAGAACTATAAATGCTCAAAATCCATTTATccttaaagtttttaatttagcattttttgaataaattacttaATATgctactaataatattatttatagtCTCTTACCTTCCTTTGTCAGCAGACTACCCAGCCTTTCTGTGTTTGCTTTGTcctaaaatatgaaaaataccTGGACTTAAAAAAGCATTAATAAGTTATTAACTAAAGTAACTATTACCGTATTCATCTTTTAGTTTTTCAGATAAAGGTCACTTCTAATAATAGCAGAATTTGTGTGTTATGTCTCAAGAGATCTAATAACAGGATCACAACTATGTAATAATTATATACATGTAACCATGCATGGTTGgtgttataaaaataattaatagtgGGCACAATATCTTGATCCTTACTACTAGCTCACACCTGGAGGTGGACACTAATCTTGCTATTACTGCCACATAAGTTGTTAGCAAAGGCAATATTCGCAAATATAGAGACAGTAATTATTTGAGTCCAAATATCCAGATTCCTGCTTAAATCTGGAAAGTAACAACTTCTGAAACACGGGAATCCAATGACgaaggtggggggggggggggagggggtgcgAAAGGCAGAATCTACAGTATGACAACTCCTGAAAAACCAATGGCTTAAATGATTACTAATCACAAGTACAATGATATATTGTACATGGTAcctataaatattattataattgtatTTCAAATAGTAGGATCATTTATCAACCTGGTTTTGATTCTGGAAACTTCCAGCCAAGGTGTTATCCTTCATAAGttcttcattttccttttcaagGGACTGTATTGCTTCCCTAATTGCAAAAGGACAAAACAGTTCATGATTTTCatttcaacaataaaaaattcaataacattattttataaaagttaCAGTAATCAATTTACTGAGTAAAATGTTACCCTCTATAAATTAAAACCGGCCACTAGAAAATAACCTGGAAATATTTAGGTGTATTAGTAGAAAACACGCACTCCTAATTACTTTATGTTTTTTCCCAAGTCCTATAATAAATTGCTTGATGCGTGATTTCTTAGTGCCTTGCTTTATAGCCAATTACTTGAAGGCAAGCTATTATAAATGCCTTTGAAGTAATACACATCTTCCACTTATAAATCACTTTTACTTGAAAATTCAGTAGTGGTAAATTACGCAAgaattagctcttattaaccgagcaggaggtctgtatgggagaatcttgaccgaggtcgtaagtacagaccgaacgcagtgatcttcacgaccgaggtcaagattctcccatacagaccgacttagctcggttaataagatgtttattatatggcaaacacaagaacaatttatttatttcatgtaattggtttgtactaactgacattttgcttgcgaacggcaataagccgaatttaattctttcaaagtttgctcgtcctctttactgttttttttttttctcatcagctctttggcacttacaggagtatatatttttagaaaactgtcaataattttacattttacctttcaactttttcactccaaaacattaccggtctagatgccggtctagatgggaaaatctagaccgcggtcaatatccgtttcagccaatcaaattcacgaatttggtagttcccagtccttatgagacaggggcatataataattaGTTTTAATAGAGGTTTTTGTTATAAGTATTctcattaaccctttcacttccaTAAGTAGGTAGTCCACTTCaatatatagattttactctgtctgatGCCACATGATTTTACTCGCCAAAGGGGAACCCCTCAGGACTGAAAGGGTTAATACCCGGGGAGGGGGGGGtaactttaggaatttctgggtggggatgtgccgctaggactctggaactcttagcctataccagagctagtttcagctggctTTTGCCACCCTATaatagagtaaattcctggtttccttagtctagattaAGTCTTCAATCAACTGGTCAGTGTCATGAAAAATGacagcctattctagacccaaacgctctgacttatataccctatgctagagtaaactgcttgaaaaccatacccttcacagtggtacatacctatatggcccatatatgacAGTACCCCGGGGGTTAATACAATTAATCCTGTCAATTTTGTACAATTGTAGCAAAAAAGTAAATTGACCTGCTGGTCATTCTTTATGTAGAGTTGAGACAATGAGAAGGTGTATAAAATAGTGTGATATGCAATGGCACAACTTACATCTGCTTCCTTATGTGGTTTTGTGTTTCTTCACTGTATGCCCTTCTGTCCCCTTCAATGATACGATACTGGCGCTGGAGTTTTGCAAGTTCCTGTTCAGCTTTAGTAAAGAAAATATTATACAAACAAACTTGTAACAATTTAATTTTACTATTCAAaaaactatatattaaagttgATCATGTAAATAAGATATGCACTGAAAGTAAGATacatttttaaataataacccaagtaactctcgcattctaattggttctcggctatgatctattagaggacagacgcatagatgacgacagcactcgattcaagttttttagaattttgaatttgaaccaatcacaattattctttgctaagcatagcaaccaatcagttcgcttccttttttatagacataagatcacgtcagtgctatttttgtgtctgtcaaagtggcgaaatttgaaataaatggGCATTTCTTTccttgtattttaatttttttattatataaaacaaatagattccatgttgctgtgcgtctgttcagtaatagctgatcacagaggacgtcaaaatgtggtaagaacatcagtgacacactcggctgcgcctcgtgtgccacttttttgttcttaccacattttgacgtcatctgtgatctattactgaacagacgcacggcaacatggaatctatttgttaaatataatggtacattatagggtatcatatataaagtaatTACCTGGTTCCATTTGCTTGCCGCTGCCCTAACATACTAAAAATGGTTATTTTATGACATTCGATAGCAAACAGGTTACATGATCAGTTATTCTGTTTCACTCATAAAATGCACTATGGCCCATTGACTGGTTACAGTTAAAGTGAATTCATATGTACTTTCAAAAACTTTACATTAGATGCGAATTCATATAACTTATTAAAAGCGTGAAAGCATCAATTCAATCAGCCTCACTTTGTCGCTGAGTTTTCACTCAGTCTGACAAACAGTATAATGTTAATATGAAATTATAATAACATACCCAGTCCATCGACTTCAGCCTCACTTCCCTCAGATCGTCTACTGTGAACTCGTTGCATAATTGAATGTAAAATCTGTAAACTGAATTGAGTTATATAATTGATGTGGAGGTATGCTTACCTTTCGTCGAGTCaaaagagaaatattttaaACCTGATGTTTTCAAAGACAATGATTAACGTAACCTCATTCAGTATTTCCAAAGTCGCCAAGAGTAATACTTGATATTGCCTTGTTTAAAATATAGATGTCTTTTGTGTTTAAATATAgattgaaataggtgtattcTTAGGCCAAAGATAGCGCTTCACTTCAATTGCAACGATATTAGTCTTTGTGTTTGGTTAATTCTTGTGAAATGTCAAACACTGACTTAAGTTAGCTGGTGTTAGTCTTGAGGGTTTACTTAGTTGTCTGACAAATGTATATAACATCGAGCAGAAAAGCTATACCCCAGTATTTTTTCTCTGCATTCTATGTTGTATACCTCTAGTGAAGTAGGAAAATGAAACGTGGTATCGAGTCTACATTTCTTACGTCGCCCAGTAAAAACAGCCGGCCATTTCGGTAAATGTCGGTAAGATTGAGACTTTCAATGCATAAAGAGACTCTTAATGGAACCTAACTGAAAACACTGGTCAACTTACCGAATAGATTCCGTTCTCTAGAATACCAAGAAGAAGCGCGAGCCGTTGTACGGTGTTTTGGTGATTGCACTGGAAAGAAGGCCGTTGTCATGGATACAGACCTGAGCGATGTCTCGCAGGCTTGCAGGCTCAAGAAAGCGGCTCCCGTCCCATATGGTACCCCATATTTTACGACTCTTCGTATTGCCTTACATGACAACGGTTTTCTGAAGGTACCGAGAATTAGTGCATGGCAGTTCAAAGATACAAGAGATACAGGGCATCAAGGAGAAATGGTTCGTGGAGGGCAAGCAGATCGCACGGTTCGACGAGCAAGAATCCTTGCGCTTGCAAAGGTAACTTCTGTGGAAATGAGGTTttaaaactgcaaagtttccCTTTACAGTTTTCGTGATAATCATTCAAGGTTGGGGTGTCACGAAAACCAGCGAAAacctcagacctcagacccctaaaaaaatacatatataactGTACTACAGAATGCCATGAAATTTCGATACAACTAGTGGGTCTGAGTTTTTCATGGGTGGGCATCTCTCCAGACCCCTCTAGAAAGCTCATGTCTTCATCCCTCGAGGAATTCTCCAGCCAGTTTCTCCCTGGAACTTGACATCTCTGGTCATGTAATGTCCTGCATTCTGTCAAGCATGGTATTGGATAGCTGATTACAAGAACTGATTCTCAAAAAAGCGTCTCTGATTTTCCTTGCCCTCAACGTCAGCAATTattgaaaacatttcattgagATCACATTTGAACTTGGTGTTACAGCCCATCACACACCGTAGAGGAGTTAGGCAAATGAACTTGTGATGTTATTAAAACCTTCCTGAACAcatgctgtttttctttctttttttaacttacTACCCCAATgttgtaattaatttttgtgatgaaatcagtgacaTATTAGAGGAAACAGAAATACCGTAGTTTGACTCTTCTCTGGTTCAAGGTATCCCTGGAGGCTATTTTAggctattttttatttttcttgcaaaatcagccttagaaattaaaatttccttGTCTGTATCTCATTAGGTTTCTCTCCCCTCTAGCTGAAATTTTACCTGCGAGGTCCTGTCGAGTTTACCTTTTCAGCAGTGAAAAATTATGACACTCCAAAGTAGTCACCTTGTCCTCTAGGAAtaccttaaggacgttcgcgccaaaatcttcctacggtgagattttcttcatttctctcctagagttagttgataaagtacttactccaaaaatgaaaaaaaaaatgggggtcaccgactttgtttcggagaaaatggcagtggaaaaatgccttaatttcgataaatcggtcataataacgatatgtagtctcctctgctaatccatcgaaaatcctaaaaatatcccgttagagtgaaggtttccgtgcataggtttttaggggtgggattttaagataatttcatgccgctagggatgtcgtaaacagtagtaaacagtagagttcatcctcgacgagcaatttcataagctctatcaattacaaccactaccggaattcaatggcacgaggaaagaaaatttaaaaaaaagataacttcttacggtgaaatttttttcattttatcatattttgtagatagtaagtagagtaagtgattcatgatttaaaaaataggggttaccgatgatccaaaggactaaactcggcctgaaattttttttccccggcgttttcgatgccatgtttatcttcgggacctgtcaatcgtagtgatgcgtgacatattacagtcgcgttacctgtgcagaagggttgcgcacaaacaattagcgcgaacgtccttaaaatgataaaaagatAAAAAGTTATAAATTTGAGACCTAATATTTGGACACTGCTGTCGAGTGTTTTCATCAGGGGTGATCACTTTACCATGGACTCCTTTCTTTAGGAGCTTGGAACATGAACTCCACCCATGCTCCATGGAAATGGCAGCATTTTACCTGACAACCATTTGCACCTCATTAATAACAGTAAATGCTTATTACCGAGTGTATAAAAGGAGCCGTGCAACAACTTTAAATCACCCCTGATGAAGATACTAGCCAGGAGTGTCAAAATTTTGGGTcttgaatcataactttttaagttttattcatttttagtcAGAGTAATGTCAAATTAAGTGTAATGCACCATGTTTAAGGTGTTAAAGCTGTGTACTTAAAGTTTCCTAACACAAAGtgagtttttcattttcaaccaCAAAATTTTAGGAGATTGGTTGTACACGGGAAATGAATACCTAAGTTGGTTGGACTTGGCTGATTTGGCAGCTAATTTGTAGATTGAAATGATTTGGTCGAATGGGCTtatatcttgattgaaaaagatcatctgggtgattggagtcctgagaaggactcttGTTAGTGACAgacatttcaacaacctgtgcggaagccatcttcagagtcaagtggtagtgttagtcagttgaaaattcaaaaaccctggtgagcaatttgattggtcagtagatagagtagccattggtaaatgcatgatgtgagtggctgtgaagacatgtgtgGAGATAATTtctttcttattattattgtttaggTGATCTTTGTAGGGCATCTTGCCACATTTTTTATAGCCGAGAGCAAGATGAGAGCCAAAACAGGGCTACTGGGAG is a genomic window of Acropora muricata isolate sample 2 chromosome 8, ASM3666990v1, whole genome shotgun sequence containing:
- the LOC136926166 gene encoding uncharacterized protein, with protein sequence MQRVHSRRSEGSEAEVDGLAEQELAKLQRQYRIIEGDRRAYSEETQNHIRKQMEAIQSLEKENEELMKDNTLAGSFQNQNQDKANTERLGSLLTKEDEIKEQLDEVDEDIKTLDDQIRVFEKKIKQQRKNMGGVHNSHLHSKRTQKYVRVLENRLDKAKIDFNTCLSENRNLRETFDHMRLEKETFDSIRTKSEKKLVENKQKIMEAIETSTAAYEARDEAQGKMMALKEKADKDLSQYNTELKELMRIIEHDRKLKEFMRIKSEERAEIMESELSSQRKKKDEKERGDKAEETIESYEEAFQTIKEATGIEDIDLLVAKFIEVEDKNFALFNYVNELNNEIELLQEQINENQAEMEKFKGEEVEMASQRKALLKGLEDDLTSSSQYTYQYESQFKQTKKILEQLKSGVDSLFNKINCDRSAVTDMLGGASGVTDANMMQFLGLIEQRTNELLQVHGFITAKESDRDGEPAVPVGLLGQGPQPGISSVAIVPPTTGDDYDSDRSSGSDDEQRPLTQEELKNRILKGISKREAHPKKSQHPGSATSEKSPAKKKKGVK